In Paramormyrops kingsleyae isolate MSU_618 chromosome 5, PKINGS_0.4, whole genome shotgun sequence, one DNA window encodes the following:
- the smarca4b gene encoding transcription activator BRG1 isoform X4 has protein sequence MSTPDPPMGGTPRPGPSPGPGPSPGPAHSMMGPSPGPPSSGHPHPPLVASGYSQENMHQLHKPMEGMHEKSTADDPRFGQMKGMTMRPGTHSGMAPPPSPMDQHSQGYPSPLGGSEHAPSPAPATGPPSAPLMPSGGQVALDSGDPQPVGQQNRSTVQPGECSTPGGTSGASGPTPFNQNQLHQLRAQIMAYKMLARGQPLPDHLQMAVQGKRPMTGIQQLPVSSPPSALGSGPGAGAGPNASGYGRSHGMGGPNMPPPGPSGVPPGMQGQPPNAPPKTWPEGPVVNAAAPSSAPQKLIPPQPSGHPSPAPPSVPPAASPVMPPQTQSPGQPAQPASMVPLHQKQNRITPIQKPCGLDPVEVLQEREYRLQARIAHRIQELENLPGSLAGDLRTKANIELKALRLLNFQRQLRQEVVVCMRRDTALETSLDAKAYKRSKRQSLREARITEKLEKQQKIEQERKRRQKHQEYLNSILQHAKDFKEYHRSITGKIQKLTKAVATYHANTEREQKKENERIEKERMRRLMAEDEEGYRKLIDQKKDKRLAYLLQQTDEYVANLTELVRAHKAVQALKEKKKKKKKKQKLENAEGQTPALGPDGEPLDETSQMSDLPVKVIHVDSGKILTGVDAPKAGQLEAWLEMNPGYEVAPRSDSEDSGSEEEEEEDEDQPQPFQTSVDEKKKIPDPDSEDVSEVDVRHIIDHAKQDVDDEYGSAAFARGLQSYYAVAHAVTERVDRQSSLLVNGQLKQYQVKGLEWLVSLYNNNLNGILADEMGLGKTIQTIALITHLMEYKRINGPFLIIVPLSTLSNWVYEFDKWAPSVVKVSYKGSPAARRAFVPQLRSGKFNVLLTTYEYIIKDKQVLAKIRWKYMIVDEGHRMKNHHCKLTQVLNTHYLAPRRVLLTGTPLQNKLPELWALLNFLLPTIFKSCSTFEQWFNAPFAMTGEKVDLNEEETILIIRRLHKVLRPFLLRRLKKEVEAQLPEKVEYVIKCDMSALQRVLYRHMQAKGVLLTDGSEKDKKGKGGTKTLMNTIMQLRKICNHPYMFQQIEESFSEHLGFTGGIVQGADLYRASGKFEVLDRILPKLRATGHKVLLFCQMTSLMTIMEDYFAYRNFKYLRLDGTTKAEDRGMLLKTFNDPASQYFIFLLSTRAGGLGLNLQSADTVVIFDSDWNPHQDLQAQDRAHRIGQLNEVRVLRLCTVNSVEEKILAAAKYKLNVDQKVIQAGMFDQKSSSHERRAFLQAILEHEEQDEEEDEVPDDETVNQMIARSEEEFDHFMRMDLDRRREEARNPKRKPRLMEEDELPTWIMKDDAEVERLTCEEEEEKMFGRGSRQRKEVDYSDSLTEKQWLKAIEEGTLEEIEEEVRHKKTTRKRKRDRDPAVPGSSGTRSRDWDEESKRQKKRGRPPVEKRSPNPPNLTKKMRKIVDAVVKYKDSNGRQLSEVFIQLPSRKELPEYYELIRRPVDFRKIKERIRSHRYRGLNDLEKDVMLLCQNAQTFNLEGSLIYEDSIVLQSVFTSVRQKIEKEEDTDSDDSEEEEEEVDDGSESESRSVRVKIRLGKKEKGQDRGKGRRRTARSSRAKPVVSDDDSEEEQEEEHSVSGSEDD, from the exons ATGTCCACCCCAGACCCCCCGATGGGGGGCACCCCCCGGCCAGGCCCATCACCAGGTCCCGGACCGTCCCCTGGCCCTGCCCACAGCATGATGGGCCCCAGCCCAGgaccgccgtcctcggggcacCCGCACCCCCCCCTGGTGGCCTCCGGATATTCTCAGGAGAACATGCACCAGCTGCACAAA CCCATGGAGGGCATGCATGAGAAGAGCACAGCGGACGACCCTCGTTTTGGGCAGATGAAGGGGATGACGATGCGACCTGGGACTCACAGTGGGATGGCCCCGCCTCCCAGCCCCATGGACCAGCATTCCCAAG GCTACCCCTCTCCTCTGGGGGGTTCTGAGCACGCTCCCAGCCCTGCCCCTGCCACCGGGCCCCCCTCTGCTCCCCTCATGCCCTCGGGGGGCCAGGTTGCCCTGGACAGTGGAGACCCCCAGCCCGTGGGCCAGCAGAACCGGAGCACGGTCCAGCCGGGTGAATGCTCCACCCCTGGCGGCACCAGCGGCGCCAGCGGGCCCACGCCGTTCAACCAGAACCAGCTGCACCAACTGCGGGCCCAGATCATGGCTTACAAGATGCTGGCGCGTGGGCAGCCCCTGCCGGACCACCTGCAGATGGCAGTGCAGGGCAAGAGGCCCATGACCGGGATTCAGCAGCTGCCGGTGTCCAGCCCGCCGTCTGCTCTCGGATCTGGCCCCGGGGCGGGCGCCGGGCCCAACGCCTCTGGCTACGGCAGATCCCACG GAATGGGAGGCCCCAACATGCCCCCCCCAGGACCCTCTGGAGTTCCACCTGGAATGCAGGGACAGCCCCCCAATGCCCCCCCGAAAACGTGGCCCGAAG GGCCAGTGGTGAACGCGGCAGCGCCCTCTAGTGCCCCCCAGAAGCTGATCCCCCCGCAGCCGTCGGGCCATCCTTCTCCTGCACCCCCTTCGGTGCCCCCTGCGGCCTCCCCGGTCATGCCGCCTCAGACCCAGTCCCCCGGGCAGCCTGCCCAGCCCGCCTCCATGGTACCGCTGCATCAGAAGCAGAACCGAATCACGCCAATCCAGAAGCCCTGCGGCCTGGACCCGGTGGAGGTCCTGCAGGAGCGCGAGTATAG ACTCCAGGCTCGAATCGCACACCGCATCCAGGAGCTCGAGAACCTGCCCGGTTCACTGGCCGGGGACCTGAGAACCAAAGCTAACATTGAGCTTAAGGCGTTACGGCTGCTGAACTTCCAGAGGCAG CTGCGTCAGGAGGTGGTGGTGTGCATGCGGCGAGACACGGCGCTGGAGACGTCCCTCGATGCCAAGGCCTACAAGCGCAGCAAGCGGCAGTCGCTGAGAGAGGCCCGCATCACCGAGAAGCTGGAGAAGCAGCAGAAGATCGAGCAGGAGCGCAAGCGCCGGCAGAAACACCAG GAGTATCTTAACAGCATTCTCCAGCACGCCAAGGACTTCAAGGAGTACcaccggtccatcacaggaaaGATCCAGAAGCTGACCAAGGCCGTAGCCACCTACCACGCCAACACGGAGCGTGAACAGAAGAAGGAGAACGAGCGCATCGAGAAGGAGAGGATGCGGAGGCTGATG gccgAGGATGAGGAAGGCTACCGGAAGCTGATCGACCAGAAGAAGGACAAGAGGCTCGCCTACCTGCTGCAACAGACAGACGAGTATGTGGCCAACCTTACTGAGCTGGTACGGGCACACAAGGCAGTCCAGGCCCtcaaggagaagaagaagaagaagaagaaaaag CAGAAGCTGGAGAACGCCGAGGGCCAGACCCCTGCCTTGGGGCCAGATGGAGAG ccTCTAGACGAGACCAGCCAGATGAGTGATCTGCCTGTCAAGGTCATTCACGTGGACAGTGGCAAGATCCTGACCGGGGTGGACGCCCCCAAAGCCGGCCAGCTGGAGGCCTGGCTTGAGATGAACCCTGG GTACGAAGTGGCCCCAAGATCAGACAGCGAGGACAGTGGCTCAGAGGAGGAAGAG GAAGAGGACGAGGATCAGCCCCAGCCATTCCAAACCAGCGTAGACGAGAAGAAGAAGATCCCCGACCCGGACAGCGAGGACGTCTCGGAGGTGGACGTCCGTCACATCATCGA TCACGCCAAGCAGGACGTGGACGATGAGTACGGTAGTGCCGCCTTCGCCCGCGGCCTGCAGTCCTACTACGCCGTGGCCCATGCCGTCACGGAGAGGGTGGATCGCCAGTCCTCCCTATTGGTCAACGGGCAGCTGAAGCAGTACCAG GTCAAGGGCCTGGAGTGGCTGGTATCTCTGTACAACAACAACCTGAACGGCATCCTAGCAGACGAGATGGGGCTGGGAAAGACCATCCAGACCATTGCACTCATCACCCACCTGATGGAATACAAGCGCATAAACGGGCCCTTTCTCATCATCGTGCCGCTCTC GACTCTCTCTAACTGGGTATATGAGTTTGATAAATGGGCACCATCTGTGGTGAAAGTCTCTTACAAG GGCTCTCCGGCTGCCCGGCGGGCCTTTGTGCCACAGCTGCGCAGTGGCAAGTTCAATGTGCTGCTCACCACCTACGAATACATCATCAAGGACAAGCAAGTGCTGGCCAAG ATCCGCTGGAAGTACATGATCGTGGATGAGGGCCACCGCATGAAGAACCACCACTGCAAGCTGACGCAGGTGCTGAACACACACTACCTGGCGCCGCGCCGCGTGTTGCTCACCGGCACACCGTTGCAGAACAAGCTTCCCGAGCTCTGGGCGCTGCTGAACTTCCTTCTGCCGACCATCTTCAAGAGCTGTAGCACCTTCGAGCAGTGGTTCAACGCGCCCTTCGCCATGACTGGAGAGAAG GTGGATTTGAACGAGGAGGAGACCATCCTGATCATTCGCCGTCTTCACAAGGTGCTCAGGCCGTTCTTGCTCCGCCGGCTGAAGAAGGAGGTGGAGGCGCAGCTGCCTGAGAAA GTTGAGTATGTGATTAAGTGCGACATGTCAGCCCTGCAGCGAGTGCTCTACCGCCACATGCAGGCCAAGGGGGTCCTGCTTACCGACGGCTCCGAGAAGGACAAGAAG GGCAAAGGCGGGACGAAGACCCTGATGAACACCATCATGCAGCTGAGGAAGATCTGCAACCACCCATACATGTTCCAGCAGATCGAG GAATCCTTCTCTGAGCACCTAGGATTCACTGGTGGGATAGTCCAGGG GGCGGACCTGTACCGCGCCTCGGGCAAGTTCGAGGTTCTGGACCGCATCTTGCCCAAGCTGCGAGCCACCGGACACAAGGTGCTGCTCTTCTGCCAGATGACCTCGCTCATGACCATCATGGAAGACTACTTCGCCTACCGCAACTTCAAGTACTTGCGCTTGGAtg GCACCACCAAAGCTGAGGACCGTGGCATGCTGCTGAAGACCTTCAACGACCCGGCCTCCCAGTACTTCATCTTCCTCCTGAGCACACGAGCCGGCGGTCTGGGCCTCAACCTGCAGTCGGCTGACACTGTAGTCATCTTCGACAGCGACTGGAACCCCCACCAG GACCTGCAGGCCCAGGACCGCGCCCACCGCATCGGGCAGCTGAACGAGGTGCGGGTCCTCCGCCTCTGCACCGTCAACAGCGTGGAGGAGAAGATCCTGGCTGCGGCCAAGTACAAGCTCAACGTGGACCAGAAGGTCATCCAAGCTGGCATGTTTGACCAGAAGTCCTCCAGCCATGAGCGCCGTGCCTTCCTGCAAGCCATCCTGGAGCATGAGGAGCAGGACGAG GAGGAGGACGAGGTTCCTGACGATGAGACTGTCAATCAGATGATTGCCAGGAGCGAGGAGGAGTTTGACCACTTCATG CGCATGGACCTGGACCGGCGCCGGGAGGAGGCGCGGAACCCCAAGCGCAAGCCGCGCCTCATGGAGGAGGACGAGCTGCCCACCTGGATCATGAAGGACGATGCCGAGGTGGAGCGGCTCACctgcgaggaggaggaggagaagatgtTCGGCCGCGGCTCCCGCCAGCGCAAGGAGGTGGACTACAGCGACTCGCTCACCGAGAAGCAGTGGCtgaag GCCATCGAGGAGGGCACGCTGGAGGAGATAGAAGAGGAGGTGCGTCACAAAAAGACCACCCGCAAGCGCAAGCGGGACCGCGACCCCGCCGTGCCTGGCTCCAGCGGCACCCGCAGCCGGGACTGGGACGAGGAGAGCAAGCGACAGAAGAAGCGAGGGCGCCCCCCTGTGGAGAAGAGGTCACCCAACCCCCCGAATCTCACCAAGAAGATGAGGAAGATCGTAGACGCCGTTGTCAAGTACAAGGACAG TAATGGACGCCAACTCAGCGAGGTCTTCATCCAGCTACCGTCCCGCAAGGAGCTGCCAGAGTACTACGAGCTCATCCGCCGGCCCGTCGACTTCCGCAAGATCAAG GAGCGGATCCGGAGCCACCGGTACCGTGGCCTCAACGACCTGGAGAAAGACGTGATGCTGCTGTGCCAGAACGCGCAGACCTTCAACCTGGAGGGCTCCCTG ATCTACGAGGACTCCATAGTGCTGCAGTCCGTCTTCACCAGCGTCCGACAGAAGATTGAGAAGGAGGAGGACACAGACAGCGATGACagtgaagaggaagaggaggaggtaGACGATGGCTCCGAGTCTGAGT CTCGGTCTGTGAGGGTGAAGATAAGACTGGGGAAGAAGGAGAAGGGGCAGGATCGGGGGAAAGGCCGTCGCAGGACAGCGCGCAGCTCCCGCGCTAAGCCGGTGGTGAGCGATGACGACAgcgaggaggagcaggaggag GAGCATTCGGTGAGCGGCAGCGAGGACGACTGA
- the smarca4b gene encoding transcription activator BRG1 isoform X3 encodes MSTPDPPMGGTPRPGPSPGPGPSPGPAHSMMGPSPGPPSSGHPHPPLVASGYSQENMHQLHKPMEGMHEKSTADDPRFGQMKGMTMRPGTHSGMAPPPSPMDQHSQGYPSPLGGSEHAPSPAPATGPPSAPLMPSGGQVALDSGDPQPVGQQNRSTVQPGECSTPGGTSGASGPTPFNQNQLHQLRAQIMAYKMLARGQPLPDHLQMAVQGKRPMTGIQQLPVSSPPSALGSGPGAGAGPNASGYGRSHGMGGPNMPPPGPSGVPPGMQGQPPNAPPKTWPEGPVVNAAAPSSAPQKLIPPQPSGHPSPAPPSVPPAASPVMPPQTQSPGQPAQPASMVPLHQKQNRITPIQKPCGLDPVEVLQEREYRLQARIAHRIQELENLPGSLAGDLRTKANIELKALRLLNFQRQLRQEVVVCMRRDTALETSLDAKAYKRSKRQSLREARITEKLEKQQKIEQERKRRQKHQEYLNSILQHAKDFKEYHRSITGKIQKLTKAVATYHANTEREQKKENERIEKERMRRLMAEDEEGYRKLIDQKKDKRLAYLLQQTDEYVANLTELVRAHKAVQALKEKKKKKKKKKLENAEGQTPALGPDGEPLDETSQMSDLPVKVIHVDSGKILTGVDAPKAGQLEAWLEMNPGYEVAPRSDSEDSGSEEEEEEDEDQPQPFQTSVDEKKKIPDPDSEDVSEVDVRHIIDHAKQDVDDEYGSAAFARGLQSYYAVAHAVTERVDRQSSLLVNGQLKQYQVKGLEWLVSLYNNNLNGILADEMGLGKTIQTIALITHLMEYKRINGPFLIIVPLSTLSNWVYEFDKWAPSVVKVSYKGSPAARRAFVPQLRSGKFNVLLTTYEYIIKDKQVLAKIRWKYMIVDEGHRMKNHHCKLTQVLNTHYLAPRRVLLTGTPLQNKLPELWALLNFLLPTIFKSCSTFEQWFNAPFAMTGEKVDLNEEETILIIRRLHKVLRPFLLRRLKKEVEAQLPEKVEYVIKCDMSALQRVLYRHMQAKGVLLTDGSEKDKKGKGGTKTLMNTIMQLRKICNHPYMFQQIEESFSEHLGFTGGIVQGADLYRASGKFEVLDRILPKLRATGHKVLLFCQMTSLMTIMEDYFAYRNFKYLRLDGTTKAEDRGMLLKTFNDPASQYFIFLLSTRAGGLGLNLQSADTVVIFDSDWNPHQDLQAQDRAHRIGQLNEVRVLRLCTVNSVEEKILAAAKYKLNVDQKVIQAGMFDQKSSSHERRAFLQAILEHEEQDEEEDEVPDDETVNQMIARSEEEFDHFMRMDLDRRREEARNPKRKPRLMEEDELPTWIMKDDAEVERLTCEEEEEKMFGRGSRQRKEVDYSDSLTEKQWLKAIEEGTLEEIEEEVRHKKTTRKRKRDRDPAVPGSSGTRSRDWDEESKRQKKRGRPPVEKRSPNPPNLTKKMRKIVDAVVKYKDSSNGRQLSEVFIQLPSRKELPEYYELIRRPVDFRKIKERIRSHRYRGLNDLEKDVMLLCQNAQTFNLEGSLIYEDSIVLQSVFTSVRQKIEKEEDTDSDDSEEEEEEVDDGSESESRSVRVKIRLGKKEKGQDRGKGRRRTARSSRAKPVVSDDDSEEEQEEEHSVSGSEDD; translated from the exons ATGTCCACCCCAGACCCCCCGATGGGGGGCACCCCCCGGCCAGGCCCATCACCAGGTCCCGGACCGTCCCCTGGCCCTGCCCACAGCATGATGGGCCCCAGCCCAGgaccgccgtcctcggggcacCCGCACCCCCCCCTGGTGGCCTCCGGATATTCTCAGGAGAACATGCACCAGCTGCACAAA CCCATGGAGGGCATGCATGAGAAGAGCACAGCGGACGACCCTCGTTTTGGGCAGATGAAGGGGATGACGATGCGACCTGGGACTCACAGTGGGATGGCCCCGCCTCCCAGCCCCATGGACCAGCATTCCCAAG GCTACCCCTCTCCTCTGGGGGGTTCTGAGCACGCTCCCAGCCCTGCCCCTGCCACCGGGCCCCCCTCTGCTCCCCTCATGCCCTCGGGGGGCCAGGTTGCCCTGGACAGTGGAGACCCCCAGCCCGTGGGCCAGCAGAACCGGAGCACGGTCCAGCCGGGTGAATGCTCCACCCCTGGCGGCACCAGCGGCGCCAGCGGGCCCACGCCGTTCAACCAGAACCAGCTGCACCAACTGCGGGCCCAGATCATGGCTTACAAGATGCTGGCGCGTGGGCAGCCCCTGCCGGACCACCTGCAGATGGCAGTGCAGGGCAAGAGGCCCATGACCGGGATTCAGCAGCTGCCGGTGTCCAGCCCGCCGTCTGCTCTCGGATCTGGCCCCGGGGCGGGCGCCGGGCCCAACGCCTCTGGCTACGGCAGATCCCACG GAATGGGAGGCCCCAACATGCCCCCCCCAGGACCCTCTGGAGTTCCACCTGGAATGCAGGGACAGCCCCCCAATGCCCCCCCGAAAACGTGGCCCGAAG GGCCAGTGGTGAACGCGGCAGCGCCCTCTAGTGCCCCCCAGAAGCTGATCCCCCCGCAGCCGTCGGGCCATCCTTCTCCTGCACCCCCTTCGGTGCCCCCTGCGGCCTCCCCGGTCATGCCGCCTCAGACCCAGTCCCCCGGGCAGCCTGCCCAGCCCGCCTCCATGGTACCGCTGCATCAGAAGCAGAACCGAATCACGCCAATCCAGAAGCCCTGCGGCCTGGACCCGGTGGAGGTCCTGCAGGAGCGCGAGTATAG ACTCCAGGCTCGAATCGCACACCGCATCCAGGAGCTCGAGAACCTGCCCGGTTCACTGGCCGGGGACCTGAGAACCAAAGCTAACATTGAGCTTAAGGCGTTACGGCTGCTGAACTTCCAGAGGCAG CTGCGTCAGGAGGTGGTGGTGTGCATGCGGCGAGACACGGCGCTGGAGACGTCCCTCGATGCCAAGGCCTACAAGCGCAGCAAGCGGCAGTCGCTGAGAGAGGCCCGCATCACCGAGAAGCTGGAGAAGCAGCAGAAGATCGAGCAGGAGCGCAAGCGCCGGCAGAAACACCAG GAGTATCTTAACAGCATTCTCCAGCACGCCAAGGACTTCAAGGAGTACcaccggtccatcacaggaaaGATCCAGAAGCTGACCAAGGCCGTAGCCACCTACCACGCCAACACGGAGCGTGAACAGAAGAAGGAGAACGAGCGCATCGAGAAGGAGAGGATGCGGAGGCTGATG gccgAGGATGAGGAAGGCTACCGGAAGCTGATCGACCAGAAGAAGGACAAGAGGCTCGCCTACCTGCTGCAACAGACAGACGAGTATGTGGCCAACCTTACTGAGCTGGTACGGGCACACAAGGCAGTCCAGGCCCtcaaggagaagaagaagaagaagaagaaaaag AAGCTGGAGAACGCCGAGGGCCAGACCCCTGCCTTGGGGCCAGATGGAGAG ccTCTAGACGAGACCAGCCAGATGAGTGATCTGCCTGTCAAGGTCATTCACGTGGACAGTGGCAAGATCCTGACCGGGGTGGACGCCCCCAAAGCCGGCCAGCTGGAGGCCTGGCTTGAGATGAACCCTGG GTACGAAGTGGCCCCAAGATCAGACAGCGAGGACAGTGGCTCAGAGGAGGAAGAG GAAGAGGACGAGGATCAGCCCCAGCCATTCCAAACCAGCGTAGACGAGAAGAAGAAGATCCCCGACCCGGACAGCGAGGACGTCTCGGAGGTGGACGTCCGTCACATCATCGA TCACGCCAAGCAGGACGTGGACGATGAGTACGGTAGTGCCGCCTTCGCCCGCGGCCTGCAGTCCTACTACGCCGTGGCCCATGCCGTCACGGAGAGGGTGGATCGCCAGTCCTCCCTATTGGTCAACGGGCAGCTGAAGCAGTACCAG GTCAAGGGCCTGGAGTGGCTGGTATCTCTGTACAACAACAACCTGAACGGCATCCTAGCAGACGAGATGGGGCTGGGAAAGACCATCCAGACCATTGCACTCATCACCCACCTGATGGAATACAAGCGCATAAACGGGCCCTTTCTCATCATCGTGCCGCTCTC GACTCTCTCTAACTGGGTATATGAGTTTGATAAATGGGCACCATCTGTGGTGAAAGTCTCTTACAAG GGCTCTCCGGCTGCCCGGCGGGCCTTTGTGCCACAGCTGCGCAGTGGCAAGTTCAATGTGCTGCTCACCACCTACGAATACATCATCAAGGACAAGCAAGTGCTGGCCAAG ATCCGCTGGAAGTACATGATCGTGGATGAGGGCCACCGCATGAAGAACCACCACTGCAAGCTGACGCAGGTGCTGAACACACACTACCTGGCGCCGCGCCGCGTGTTGCTCACCGGCACACCGTTGCAGAACAAGCTTCCCGAGCTCTGGGCGCTGCTGAACTTCCTTCTGCCGACCATCTTCAAGAGCTGTAGCACCTTCGAGCAGTGGTTCAACGCGCCCTTCGCCATGACTGGAGAGAAG GTGGATTTGAACGAGGAGGAGACCATCCTGATCATTCGCCGTCTTCACAAGGTGCTCAGGCCGTTCTTGCTCCGCCGGCTGAAGAAGGAGGTGGAGGCGCAGCTGCCTGAGAAA GTTGAGTATGTGATTAAGTGCGACATGTCAGCCCTGCAGCGAGTGCTCTACCGCCACATGCAGGCCAAGGGGGTCCTGCTTACCGACGGCTCCGAGAAGGACAAGAAG GGCAAAGGCGGGACGAAGACCCTGATGAACACCATCATGCAGCTGAGGAAGATCTGCAACCACCCATACATGTTCCAGCAGATCGAG GAATCCTTCTCTGAGCACCTAGGATTCACTGGTGGGATAGTCCAGGG GGCGGACCTGTACCGCGCCTCGGGCAAGTTCGAGGTTCTGGACCGCATCTTGCCCAAGCTGCGAGCCACCGGACACAAGGTGCTGCTCTTCTGCCAGATGACCTCGCTCATGACCATCATGGAAGACTACTTCGCCTACCGCAACTTCAAGTACTTGCGCTTGGAtg GCACCACCAAAGCTGAGGACCGTGGCATGCTGCTGAAGACCTTCAACGACCCGGCCTCCCAGTACTTCATCTTCCTCCTGAGCACACGAGCCGGCGGTCTGGGCCTCAACCTGCAGTCGGCTGACACTGTAGTCATCTTCGACAGCGACTGGAACCCCCACCAG GACCTGCAGGCCCAGGACCGCGCCCACCGCATCGGGCAGCTGAACGAGGTGCGGGTCCTCCGCCTCTGCACCGTCAACAGCGTGGAGGAGAAGATCCTGGCTGCGGCCAAGTACAAGCTCAACGTGGACCAGAAGGTCATCCAAGCTGGCATGTTTGACCAGAAGTCCTCCAGCCATGAGCGCCGTGCCTTCCTGCAAGCCATCCTGGAGCATGAGGAGCAGGACGAG GAGGAGGACGAGGTTCCTGACGATGAGACTGTCAATCAGATGATTGCCAGGAGCGAGGAGGAGTTTGACCACTTCATG CGCATGGACCTGGACCGGCGCCGGGAGGAGGCGCGGAACCCCAAGCGCAAGCCGCGCCTCATGGAGGAGGACGAGCTGCCCACCTGGATCATGAAGGACGATGCCGAGGTGGAGCGGCTCACctgcgaggaggaggaggagaagatgtTCGGCCGCGGCTCCCGCCAGCGCAAGGAGGTGGACTACAGCGACTCGCTCACCGAGAAGCAGTGGCtgaag GCCATCGAGGAGGGCACGCTGGAGGAGATAGAAGAGGAGGTGCGTCACAAAAAGACCACCCGCAAGCGCAAGCGGGACCGCGACCCCGCCGTGCCTGGCTCCAGCGGCACCCGCAGCCGGGACTGGGACGAGGAGAGCAAGCGACAGAAGAAGCGAGGGCGCCCCCCTGTGGAGAAGAGGTCACCCAACCCCCCGAATCTCACCAAGAAGATGAGGAAGATCGTAGACGCCGTTGTCAAGTACAAGGACAG CAGTAATGGACGCCAACTCAGCGAGGTCTTCATCCAGCTACCGTCCCGCAAGGAGCTGCCAGAGTACTACGAGCTCATCCGCCGGCCCGTCGACTTCCGCAAGATCAAG GAGCGGATCCGGAGCCACCGGTACCGTGGCCTCAACGACCTGGAGAAAGACGTGATGCTGCTGTGCCAGAACGCGCAGACCTTCAACCTGGAGGGCTCCCTG ATCTACGAGGACTCCATAGTGCTGCAGTCCGTCTTCACCAGCGTCCGACAGAAGATTGAGAAGGAGGAGGACACAGACAGCGATGACagtgaagaggaagaggaggaggtaGACGATGGCTCCGAGTCTGAGT CTCGGTCTGTGAGGGTGAAGATAAGACTGGGGAAGAAGGAGAAGGGGCAGGATCGGGGGAAAGGCCGTCGCAGGACAGCGCGCAGCTCCCGCGCTAAGCCGGTGGTGAGCGATGACGACAgcgaggaggagcaggaggag GAGCATTCGGTGAGCGGCAGCGAGGACGACTGA